The Salvia miltiorrhiza cultivar Shanhuang (shh) chromosome 1, IMPLAD_Smil_shh, whole genome shotgun sequence genome has a window encoding:
- the LOC131008997 gene encoding uncharacterized protein LOC131008997, protein MGEKIDNSLNRGNAPPVFRLHGENYHLMGSLMPLEGCRPKFAHLYIYDTENEVDNRLLSVRQKKDVDDLHAEIVLDIQSMLDECNILVKSFRMARNKISDSNSAEVKLRLLGKRGKDGRTYNLPSVSEVAVLIVGDIDEAMGDRDIIIECKNGVLKRINELHPSYLALQYPLIFPFGDDCYREDIGFSENWGSTSRSRVSPKEYFAFRLHERQFEPPNILYCRRLFQQFVVDAYTMVESGRLKFVRTQQKKLRAELYKGLADGVLRGDTDPVKYGKRVILPSSFTGGARYMIQNYQDAMAICGSVGYRNLFITFTCNPKWPEIVRYVQSRGLKAEDRPDIISRVFKVKLDNFIIDLRAKAIFGKVTAVIYTVEFQKRGLPHAHILLFLSKEDQNCNPSGIDKIISAEIPNEDDDPTYFAAVRDFMLHGPCGIDRPKSPCMFDGRCSKYFSKKYVDVTTVDESGYPVYRRRNNGNVILKNGVSLDNRYVVPHNRFLLMKYGGHVNVEWCNQSRSVKYLFKYINKGNDRVTTSFYQSNTGGEVQKCVDEVKLYYDCRYISPCEAMWRILGFVVQFKDPPVKRLSFHLPDEQFVVFSESDPVDVVLDRKTVSRTIFSEWMKANKIYPEGRSLTYAQYPTKFRWNEEDSVWQPRKKGYSIGRLVFIAPGSGELYYFRCLLNIVRGVTCYEEIRCVDGIQYDNFRDACFALGLLEDDKEYIDGIIEASHWASAKSLRSLFVTTLLSSESISRPEVVWNSCWKLLSDDVLYNRRKNLRHPDLLLSDLEIQNFALVEIEKSLLQLGRTLREFGSMPFLSSDFFEVRQNRLISD, encoded by the exons ATGGGAGAAAAGATTGATAACAGTTTGAATAGGGGAAATGCGCCTCCAGTGTTTCGCTTGCATGGTGAAAACTATCATTTAATGGGTAGTTTAATGCCGTTAGAAGGATGTAGGCCGAAGTTTGCTCATTTGTACATATACGACACTGAAAATGAAGTTGACAATAGATTGTTGTCAGTCAG acaAAAAAAAGATGTTGATGATTTGCATGCTGAGATTGTTTTGGATATTCAAAGTATGTTGGATGAGTGTAATATATTGGTTAAGTCTTTTCGAATGGCAAGAAACAAGATTAGTGATTCTAATTCGGCAGAAGTGAAGTTAAGGTTACTTGGTAAGCGAGGCAAAGATGGTAGAACATATAATCTTCCGTCAGTGTCGGAGGTTGCTGTGTTGATAGTAGGAGACATTGACGAAGCAATGGGTGATAGAGATATTATTATTGAATGCAAAAATGGTGTGCTAAAGCGAATTAATGAACTACATCCTTCTTATCTGGCATTGCAATATCCTCTTATTTTTCCGTTTGGGGATGATTGTTATCGAGAGGATATTGGGTTTTCAGAGAATTGGGGATCTACTTCTAGAAGTAGAGTTAGTCCAAAAGAATATTTTGCTTTTCGATTACATGAAAGACAGTTTGAGCCACCCAATATTTTGTATTGTCGCCGACTTTTTCAGCAATTTGTTGTAGATGCTTACACCATGGTTGAATCAGGAAGATTAAAGTTTGTAAGAACACAACAAAAAAAGCTACGTGCGGAGTTGTATAAAGGTTTGGCAGATGGTGTGTTGAGGGGTGACACGGATCCTGTCAAATATGGAAAGAGAGTTATTCTGCCTTCGTCTTTCACTGGTGGTGCACGATACATGATTCAAAATTATCAAGATGCTATGGCAATATGTGGTTCCGTTGGGTAtcgtaatttatttattacgtTTACATGTAATCCGAAATGGCCAGAGATTGTTCGATATGTTCAGAGTAGAGGTTTAAAGGCTGAAGATCGTCCGGATATAATATCTCGTGTGTTTAAAGTGAAGTTGGATAATTTCATAATTGATTTGCGGGCGAAGGCCATATTTGGGAAAGTAACAGCTG ttATATACACAGTGGAGTTTCAGAAACGAGGTTTGCCTCATGCGCACATTCTGCTTTTCCTATCTAAGGAAGATCAAAACTGCAATCCAAGTGGGatagataaaattatatcaGCAGAAATTCCAAATGAAGATGATGATCCTACTTACTTTGCAGCTGTTCGTGATTTTATGTTGCACGGTCCCTGTGGTATAGATAGACCTAAATCTCCATGCATGTTCGATGGTCGATGTAGCAAATATTTTTCGAAGAAATATGTGGATGTGACGACTGTAGATGAATCTGGTTACCCTGTATATCGGAGACGTAACAATGGTAATGTTATATTGAAGAATGGTGTATCTCTAGATAATAGATATGTTGTACCTCATAATCGGTTTTTACTCATGAAATACGGTGGTCATGTGAATGTTGAATGGTGCAATCAGTCGCGTTCTGTGAAGTATTTGTTTAAGTATATTAATAAAGGTAATGATCGCGTGACGACGTCTTTCTATCAGTCTAATACAGGGGGCGAAGTACAAAAGTGTGTTGATGAGGTCAAATTGTACTATGATTGTAGATATATCTCCCCATGTGAAGCCATGTGGAGAATATTGGGGTTTGTTGTGCAGTTTAAAGATCCACCAGTTAAGCGTTTGAGTTTTCATCTACCAGATGAGCAATTTGTTGTTTTCTCTGAGTCAGATCCTGTGGATGTTGTTCTTGATCGGAAAACAGTATCACGGACTATATTTTCAGAGTGGATGAAAGCTAATAAAATTTATCCTGAAGGTAGAAGTCTGACTTATGCGCAGTATCCGACAAAGTTTAGGTGGAACGAAGAGGATAGTGTTTGGCAGCCAAGGAAAAAAGGATATTCTATAGGAAGGTTGGTTTTCATAGCTCCTGGCTCTGGGGAGTTGTATTATTTTAGGTGTCTTCTAAATATAGTACGTGGTGTTACTTGCTATGAAGAAATTCGATGTGTTGATGGAATACAATATGATAATTTTCGTGACGCTTGCTTTGCTCTTGGGTTATTAGAAGATGATAAAGAATATATTGATGGCATTATAGAGGCGAGTCATTGGGCTTCTGCAAAATCTTTGAGATCATTATTTGTTACTACATTGTTATCTTCTGAATCGATTAGTCGGCCTGAAGTTGTGTGGAATAGTTGCTGGAAACTTTTATCGGATGATGTTCTATACAATCGAAGAAAAAATTTACGACATCCAG ATTTATTGTTGAGTGATTTGGAAATACAAAATTTTGCTTTGGTGGAGATTGAGAAATCATTGCTTCAACTTGGAAGAACTTTGCGTGAGTTTGGATCTATGCCATTTCTCAGTAGTGATTTTTTTGAGGTGCGTCAAAATAGATTGATAAGTgattga
- the LOC131008993 gene encoding uncharacterized protein LOC131008993 has protein sequence MSVISDELEYDKESLAREHVQFVSKFNDEQRCVYDVIMKYVESKNSGLFFVYGYGGTGKTFLWKSLSAGIRCKGEIVINVASSGIASLLLPGGRTAHSRFKIPINVSEDSVCNIKQGSELAELIIIAKLIIWDEAPMMHKHCFEALDRTLRDLMRFTNASSFELPYGGKTVVFGGDFRQILPVICKGSRQDVVNTTINSSYLWEKCKSSSNSNGNEELHTQEFLNTLRCSGTPNHEKVLKVGSPVMLLRNIDPGNGLCNGTRLVITRLGTHVVEATVSVGYNAGHAVVIPRLSLIPSDSRLPFKFMRRQFPLMVSYAMTINKSQGQSLSHVGLYLKKPVFTHGQLYVAFSRVTCRAGLKVLICGDDGDDTCDSTLNVVYKEVFRNV, from the exons atgagtgttatcagtgaTGAGTTGGAGTATGATAAAGAATCTTTGGCAAGAGAGCATGTTCAATTTGTTTCAAAGTTCAATGATGAGCAACGTTGTGTGTATGATGTGATAATGAAATATGTTGAATCAAAAAATAGTGGGCTGTTCTTTGTGTATGGATATGGAGGTACTGGCAAAACATTTCTTTGGAAGTCATTGTCTGCTGGAATACGTTGTAAAGGAGAAATTGTGATTAATGTTGCTTCAAGTGGTATTGCTTCGTTGTTATTACCTGGTGGAAGAACTGCTCATTCCCGTTTTAAGATTCCAATCAATGTTAGTGAAGATTCTGTGTGCAATATAAAGCAGGGTAGTGAATTGGCAGAGCTTATTATAATTGCCAAGCTAATCATATGGGATGAAGCTCCAATGATGCACAAGCATTGCTTTGAAGCTTTAGATCGAACTTTACGTGATCTAATGCGATTCACGAATGCTTCGAGCTTTGAGCTGCCTTATGGTGGGAAAACAGTTGTATTTGGTGGTGACTTTCGTCAAATATTGCCTGTTATTTGTAAAGGTAGTCGACAAGATGTGGTTAATACAACAATTAATTCTTCTTATCTGTGGGAGAAATGCAAA TCATCGTCAAATTCTAATGGTAATGAGGAGTTGCATACTCAAGAATTTTTGAATACCTTGAGGTGTTCGGGCACACCCAATCACGAAAAAGTACTGAAGGTTGGTAGTCCGGTTATGTTATTGAGAAATATCGATCCTGGTAATGGCTTGTGTAATGGCACAAGATTAGTTATCACGAGATTAGGTACTCATGTTGTTGAAGCAACGGTGTCGGTTGGTTATAATGCAGGGCATGCAGTTGTCATACCTCGATTGTCACTTATACCGTCTGATAGTAGATTACCGTTTAAGTTTATGCGTCGACAGTTCCCATTGATGGTGTCATATGCAATGACAATAAACAAAAGTCAAGGCCAATCTCTTTCACATGTTGGGTTGTATCTTAAAAAACCGGTTTTCACTCATGGCCAGCTATATGTAGCTTTTTCCAGAGTTACATGTCGAGCAGGTTTGAAGGTACTCATTTGTGGTGATGATGGTGATGACACATGCGATTCTACTTTGAATGTTGTGTATAAAGAAGTATTTAGAAATGTGTAA
- the LOC130987630 gene encoding serine/threonine-protein kinase RIPK-like, producing MAVKRKMKWQDYFPGCFKPEAPARGKKKPVAKQTSFPRISMSDFSSSTIISEDLSISLAGSNLHIFTLQELKVITQNFSSSNFLGEGGFGPVHKGFIDDKLRPGLKAQPVAVKLLDLDGSQGHREWLTEVIFLGQLRHAHLVKLIGYCCEEEHRLLVYEYMPRGSLENQLFRRFSVSLPWPTRMKIALGAAKGLAFLHEAEKPVIYRDFKASNILLDSDYTPKLSDFGLAKDGPEGDDTHVSTRVMGTQGYAAPEYIMTGHLTAASDVYSFGVVLLELLTGRKSVDKTRPAREQNLAEWARALLKSPRKLSRVMDPRLEGQYSEAGAQKAAALAYQCLSHRPKLRPTMSEVIKVLEPLQDAGDAQIGTFVFVSTDSDSQREISSNGEKHKESGSYHQKHKLHETQKQRAKSPKSPLTFSEMNSPLHHRMRRA from the exons ATGGCAGTGAAGAGGAAGATGAAATGGCAGGACTATTTCCCGGGCTGTTTCAAGCCCGAGGCCCCGGCCCGGGGCAAGAAGAAGCCCGTCGCCAAGCAAACTTCGTTTCCGAGGATCTCGATGTCGGATTTCAGCAGCTCCACCATAATCTCCGAGGATCTCTCCATCTCCCTCGCGGGCTCCAATCTGCATATCTTCACGCTGCAGGAGCTCAAGGTCATCACGCAGAACTTCTCGTCCAGTAATTTCCTCGGCGAAGGCGGCTTCGGCCCGGTCCACAAGGGCTTCATCGATGACAAGCTGCGGCCCGGCTTAAAGGCCCAGCCCGTCGCTGTTAAGCTCCTCGATTTGGATGGATCACAGGGCCATAGAGAATGGCTG ACAGAAGTGATTTTTCTTGGTCAATTAAGACATGCTCATTTGGTGAAGTTGATCGGATACTGTTGCGAGGAAGAACATAGGCTTTTGGTGTATGAGTACATGCCAAGAGGCAGCCTCGAAAATCAGCTTTTTAGAA GATTTTCTGTTTCACTTCCATGGCCAACAAGAATGAAGATTGCTCTTGGAGCAGCGAAAGGGCTCGCCTTCCTCCACGAAGCCGAAAAGCCCGTCATATACCGCGATTTTAAGGCGTCCAACATTCTGCTAGACTCA GACTACACACCGAAGCTCTCGGATTTCGGACTAGCCAAAGACGGTCCGGAAGGAGACGACACGCACGTCTCGACGCGAGTGATGGGCACGCAAGGCTACGCTGCACCGGAGTACATCATGACAGGTCATCTGACAGCAGCGAGCGACGTGTACAGCTTCGGAGTAGTACTGCTGGAGCTGCTCACGGGCCGGAAATCAGTGGATAAGACCCGGCCCGCGAGGGAGCAGAACCTGGCCGAATGGGCGCGGGCCTTGCTCAAGAGCCCGCGCAAGCTGAGCCGCGTGATGGATCCGAGGCTGGAAGGGCAGTACTCGGAGGCCGGGGCTCAGAAGGCGGCGGCTCTGGCGTACCAGTGCCTGAGCCACCGCCCTAAACTCCGGCCGACAATGAGCGAAGTGATCAAAGTCTTGGAGCCGTTGCAGGATGCCGGCGACGCCCAAATCGGCACGTTCGTGTTCGTGTCGACGGATAGCGATTCGCAGAGAGAAATATCGAGCAACGGAGAGAAGCATAAGGAGAGCGGATCGTATCACCAAAAGCATAAACTTCACGAAACCCAGAAACAGAGGGCCAAGTCCCCTAAATCGCCGCTTACTTTCTCGGAGATGAATTCGCCGCTGCACCACCGCATGAGGAGAGCGTAG
- the LOC130987641 gene encoding replication protein A 70 kDa DNA-binding subunit B-like: MAISSILYSPKSSDCDLQQLLKMAPLLCSVNDLHPSLITSAIKIRVVRAYGLLFNGDSQHMMSFECILQDEEGVKIHASFARNLAGSAASKIKEGCCYDFYKFYMRPNHMRFKTTDHEFRIVMTQKSQIFEITADDFPNEMFSFRTFAEIAGIKSVGDAALFDVIGVIVESGGVINQPNRKMLEIKIEDENHDSVVCTLWEEYVDEFLSQIDPNVKQIPIVLIQYCRPISYEGEIRISTSYNVSRVLLNRDTPIMNEFRQRIFGNIRFFKIANLTFNHESRRMVDETENLEVKSIEDVFCLEFLDFCDTLDSSYWICGKVDNVEAIHEWWYMGCTRCGKKVTQVDNKFYCDACKKYDGVANKRFMVKVNVVDASSDATMLLWDREYVKLLGKRAWEIDVEGVEPRDSCNIPKEIKEKFLHRVILFKVQLRNDGDFRFDEPYTVKKICITPEIVEKHAAEFLYSLNDVKSQNDSAKSFSDISFADDVVTEMQIPVSETDEAYGGDFEKIVKEGNELIETGKRKIENLFEESVNVKKGKLNVKVEKE; the protein is encoded by the exons ATGGCCATTTCATCGATTTTATACTCACCCAAATCAAG CGATTGTGATCTTCAGCAATTGTTAAAGATGGCGCCTTTGCTCTGTTCAGTAAATGATCTGCATCCTTCTTTGATAACATCAGCAATCAAAATCAGGGTGGTACGTGCATACGGTCTTCTTTTTAATGGTGATTCACAGCATATGATGAGCTTTGAATGCATTCTTCAAGACGAAGAG GGTGTGAAGATTCATGCTTCGTTCGCACGTAACTTGGCTGGTAGTGCTGCATCGAAAATCAAGGAGGGTTGCTGTTACGATTTCTACAAATTCTACATGCGGCCCAACCACATGCGTTTCAAAACCACAGATCATGAATTTCGTATTGTAATGACACAAAAGAGCCAGATCTTTGAGATTACGGCTGATGATTTTCCTAATGAGATGTTTTCATTTAGGACATTTGCAGAAATTGCAGGAATAAAAAGTGTTGGGGATGCTGCACTATTTG ATGTCATTGGGGTTATTGTAGAAAGTGGAGGTGTGATCAATCAACCTAATCGAAAGATGCTGGAGATAAAAATTGAGGATGAAAA CCATGATTCTGTTGTTTGTACTTTGTGGGAAGAATATGTTGATGAATTTTTAAGTCAAATTGATCCAAATGTGAAACAAATTCCGATAGTGCTGATTCAATACTGCAGGCCAATCTCATACGAGG GGGAGATAAGAATCTCTACTTCTTACAATGTTTCAAGGGTACTACTAAATAGAGACACTCCGATAATGAATGAGTTCAGACAGAG AATTTTTGGCAACATTCGATTCTTCAAAATTGCAAACCTAACATTCAACCATGAATCGAGAAGGATGGTTGATGAGACTGAAAATTTGGAGGTGAAGTCAATTGAAGATGTGTTTTGCTTGGAG TTTCTAGATTTTTGTGATACTTTGGATAGCTCTTACTGGATATGTGGGAAAGTGGATAATGTCGAAGCGATTCATGAATGGTGGTACATGGGTTGCACGCGTTGTGGGAAAAAAGTAACACAAGTTGACAATAAGTTCTATTGTGATGCTTGCAAGAAATATGATGGGGTGGCCAACAAGAG atTCATGGTGAAGGTCAATGTCGTTGATGCAAGTAGTGATGCTACTATGTTACTGTGGGATCGTGAATATGTTAAGCTTTTGGGTAAAAGAGCTTGGGAAATTGATGTTGAAGGTGTTGAG CCAAGAGATTCATGTAACATTCCCAAAGAAATTAAGGAGAAGTTTCTTCACAGGGTGATTTTATTCAAGGTGCAATTGAGGAATGATGGAGATTTTCGGTTTGATGAACCATATACTGTGAAGAAGATTTGCATAACACCTGAAATTGTTGAGAAACATGCTGCTGAGTTTCTTTACAGTTTGAATGATGTTAAAAGTCAAAATGATTCTGCCAAATCATTCTCTGATATTTCATTTGCTGATGATGTTGTCACTGAG ATGCAGATTCCTGTTTCTGAAACTGATGAAGCATATGGTGgtgattttgaaaaaatagtgaaGGAGGGGAATGAGTTAATTGAGACAGGAAAAAGGAAGATTGAAAATTTGTTTGAGGAAAGTGTGAACGTGAAGAAGGGGAAGTTGAACGTCAAAGTAGAGAAGGAGTGA